One region of Endozoicomonas sp. Mp262 genomic DNA includes:
- a CDS encoding nucleotidyltransferase domain-containing protein → MTMESQPNQPWGLKPDDIEKIRNVFRQFPVISQVILYGSRAMGNYRHGSDIDLTLVGVDQQPLGLTTVNCIDEALDELMLPYTIDLSDRASLENPALIDHVRRVGVTFYRC, encoded by the coding sequence ATGACGATGGAAAGTCAACCAAACCAGCCGTGGGGACTGAAACCCGATGACATCGAAAAAATACGCAATGTTTTCAGGCAGTTCCCTGTTATTTCCCAAGTGATTCTCTATGGTTCCCGCGCTATGGGTAACTATCGCCATGGCTCAGACATAGATCTGACACTGGTCGGCGTTGACCAGCAGCCCCTGGGCTTAACCACCGTTAATTGTATTGATGAAGCATTGGATGAGCTGATGCTGCCCTACACGATTGATTTATCAGATAGGGCGTCCCTTGAAAACCCGGCATTAATTGACCATGTTCGGCGTGTGGGTGTTACTTTTTATCGTTGTTGA